One genomic window of Scylla paramamosain isolate STU-SP2022 chromosome 48, ASM3559412v1, whole genome shotgun sequence includes the following:
- the LOC135095212 gene encoding uncharacterized protein LOC135095212 produces MFAAPSTLCLKTLKLFRNHTMQDYQLCHHLRTGRRKGGKGGVAVFSQSTLSPSHLPVNIPAGVEALWVRVTPPCHLSNTASIIVCVVYHPPRATTAQLLTTHISDTAEALSVRYPVAKLVICGDFNGLYISDILHQLHLTQIVDFPTTQQATLDLILTDLLQQYSPFKPLPPMGGAPTSPYCGHPQDPPPHV; encoded by the coding sequence atgtttgcaGCGCCATCTACACTGTGCCTTAAGACtttgaaactatttcggaaccacacgatgcaggactaccagctctgcCATCACCTCAGGACAGGACGCAGGAAGGGGGGGAAGGgcggagtggccgttttctccCAAtctaccctcagcccctcacacctgcctGTCAACATTCCTGCCGgagtagaggccctgtgggtgagagttacgcccccctgccatctcagcaacacggcctccatcatcgtgtgcgtcgtgtaccaccccccacgagccaccacagcacagttactcaccactcacatcagTGACACTGCTGAGGCCCTAAGTGTGAGGTATCCTgttgccaagctggtcatctgtggggactttaacggATTGTATATcagcgatatcctacaccagctacacctcacccagatCGTGGACTTCCCTACCACCCAGCAAGCCaccctcgaccttatactgacagacctatTGCAGCAGTACTCGCCCTTCAAGCCGCTCCCTCCAATGGgtggagcacccacctctccatactgtggacacccacaggACCCACCGCCTCATgtctga